One part of the Bacteroidia bacterium genome encodes these proteins:
- a CDS encoding threonine/serine dehydratase, which produces MKEDLLSCHEKIKPYIHRTPVMSSRLLNEISGANIYFKCENFQRMGAFKMRGAAHAIANLSEEEKARGVVTHSSGNFAQGVSLAAQSQGVKAYIVMPSNAPEVKKAAVRAYEGEIIICPPTIEDREANAQKIVEEKGATFLHPSNNTDVILGQGTAALELLEDHPDLEYILTPVGGGGLLAGSALAAHFFGNNCKCIGGEPREADDAWRSLQSGKIEKNETANTIADGLRTHLGHLNFPIIQQYVEEIIRVEEREIIEAMKLIWERMKIIIEPSCAVPFAALLREKEKFAGKKVGIVLSGGNVDLAKLPF; this is translated from the coding sequence ATGAAAGAAGACCTCCTTTCCTGCCACGAAAAAATCAAGCCATATATCCATCGGACTCCCGTGATGAGTTCCCGTCTGTTGAATGAAATTTCAGGGGCAAATATCTATTTCAAATGCGAGAACTTTCAACGCATGGGAGCCTTCAAAATGAGAGGTGCAGCCCACGCGATTGCGAATCTTAGCGAGGAGGAAAAGGCGAGGGGAGTGGTTACCCATTCTTCTGGTAACTTTGCACAGGGAGTATCTTTGGCAGCGCAGTCTCAAGGGGTTAAAGCCTATATCGTGATGCCTTCCAATGCACCAGAAGTGAAGAAAGCTGCAGTGAGGGCTTATGAAGGTGAAATTATTATCTGCCCGCCTACTATAGAAGATCGAGAAGCAAATGCTCAGAAGATTGTAGAGGAAAAAGGCGCAACTTTCCTTCACCCGTCCAATAATACCGATGTAATTCTGGGACAAGGGACAGCTGCTCTGGAGCTTTTAGAAGATCATCCGGATTTGGAATACATTCTTACCCCCGTAGGGGGTGGGGGCCTGCTTGCAGGGAGTGCTTTAGCTGCTCATTTTTTCGGGAACAATTGCAAATGTATAGGAGGAGAGCCCCGGGAAGCTGATGATGCCTGGCGTTCTCTTCAAAGTGGCAAAATCGAGAAAAATGAGACTGCCAATACCATTGCTGACGGTCTGAGAACTCATCTGGGACACCTCAATTTCCCCATCATCCAGCAATACGTAGAAGAAATCATCAGGGTAGAGGAGAGGGAGATTATAGAAGCTATGAAATTGATCTGGGAACGCATGAAGATCATCATTGAGCCTTCTTGTGCTGTTCCTTTCGCTGCTTTACTGAGAGAAAAAGAGAAGTTTGCCGGCAAAAAAGTGGGAATTGTGCTATCCGGAGGAAATGTGGACCTGGCAAAACTTCCATTTTGA
- a CDS encoding amidohydrolase produces MKKLLILLTSISFFLPLSAQMSQKKIDKLKAEVAEKVESKKKLAQVMVDKVFSFAELGFQEVETSKYITGILEKNGFKIEYGISGVPTAWMASWGSGKPVIAIGSDLDCIPKASQKPGVAYHDPLVEGAPGHGEGHNSGVPLNVVSVLAVKEIMEREGIQGTLVMWPGVAEEQLGTKAYYTRDGYFDEIDMCIFTHVSSNMGVSYGAARGTGMISVEYTFEGESAHSAGAPWRARSAADAVELMNIGWQYAREHIHPLGRSHSVINNGGDQPNVVPSKASIWYYFREITYPGIMEVYERANEIAEGAAKMTRTKMTKRILGTAWPRHFNKVIAETMYENIKVVGLPEWSEEDQMLAKAVQMEVNSPRGARGLATELNKLGLPVVNPVSGGSDDIGDISWKVPTVTLRFPSNVPGLQGHHWSNAIAMATPIAHKGVVAGAKVEAMTLLDFLLKPQLVDEAWEYYRKEQVANQQYIPMVGENDEPATYLNKGIMERYRPQLEKFYYDETKYDSYLEQLGISYPTLRIDQKKKIETSSDGEN; encoded by the coding sequence ATGAAAAAACTACTGATCCTACTAACAAGCATTTCCTTTTTCCTTCCTCTTTCGGCCCAGATGTCTCAAAAGAAGATCGACAAACTGAAAGCAGAAGTTGCAGAAAAAGTGGAATCCAAAAAGAAACTTGCCCAGGTAATGGTGGATAAGGTATTTAGCTTTGCCGAACTGGGATTTCAGGAAGTTGAAACCTCCAAATACATTACAGGCATTCTGGAGAAAAATGGTTTCAAAATAGAATATGGAATTTCCGGAGTACCAACGGCCTGGATGGCAAGCTGGGGTTCGGGTAAACCAGTCATTGCCATTGGCTCAGACCTGGACTGCATACCCAAGGCTTCTCAAAAACCGGGCGTTGCTTATCACGATCCCTTAGTTGAGGGGGCACCTGGACATGGCGAAGGGCATAATTCCGGGGTTCCGCTGAACGTGGTTTCAGTTTTAGCAGTGAAAGAAATAATGGAAAGAGAAGGCATACAAGGGACCTTGGTCATGTGGCCGGGAGTAGCTGAAGAACAATTAGGAACCAAAGCCTATTATACCCGAGATGGCTATTTTGATGAAATAGATATGTGCATTTTTACCCATGTTTCCAGCAATATGGGCGTTTCCTATGGAGCGGCAAGGGGGACAGGCATGATTTCAGTCGAATACACCTTTGAAGGAGAGTCTGCACATTCTGCAGGAGCTCCCTGGAGAGCGAGAAGCGCTGCAGATGCAGTAGAACTGATGAATATTGGTTGGCAATATGCCCGCGAACACATACATCCCCTGGGGCGCTCTCACTCGGTTATCAATAATGGCGGCGATCAGCCCAATGTTGTCCCAAGCAAAGCTTCTATTTGGTACTACTTCAGAGAAATCACCTATCCCGGGATCATGGAAGTTTATGAGCGTGCCAATGAAATCGCAGAAGGAGCCGCAAAGATGACCCGTACCAAAATGACAAAGAGAATTCTCGGAACCGCCTGGCCCCGTCATTTCAATAAAGTGATAGCCGAAACTATGTATGAGAATATCAAAGTTGTGGGTTTGCCCGAATGGAGCGAAGAAGATCAAATGCTGGCAAAGGCCGTTCAGATGGAAGTGAATTCGCCGAGAGGAGCCAGAGGCTTAGCTACAGAACTCAATAAATTGGGACTGCCAGTAGTGAATCCAGTGAGTGGAGGATCGGATGATATTGGTGATATTTCCTGGAAAGTTCCCACAGTTACCCTGCGCTTCCCATCAAATGTACCCGGCCTTCAAGGACACCACTGGTCAAATGCTATTGCCATGGCTACACCTATTGCACATAAAGGAGTTGTAGCCGGGGCTAAAGTGGAAGCAATGACTTTACTGGACTTCCTATTGAAACCCCAATTGGTAGATGAGGCATGGGAGTATTACAGAAAAGAGCAAGTCGCCAACCAACAGTACATTCCTATGGTGGGAGAAAATGACGAACCCGCGACTTACCTCAACAAAGGGATCATGGAGCGATACCGTCCCCAATTAGAAAAGTTCTATTATGATGAGACCAAATACGATTCTTATCTCGAACAATTGGGTATCAGCTATCCGACCTTAAGGATAGATCAGAAGAAAAAAATCGAAACATCATCGGATGGAGAGAATTAA
- the ggt gene encoding gamma-glutamyltransferase, giving the protein MRKLLLFIPFIFLITMSSAQDRLTGKAFTSRSEVLARNGMAATSQPLATQTAIDILRNGGTAMDAAIGANAVLGLVEPASCGIGGDIFAIVWDAKEQKLYGFNGSGRAPKSLTREYFIENDKEYVPYLGALPVSVPGCVDGWFELHKKFGEMPMADILQPAINYAREGFPVSEVIAFEMSGSFEARQELPGFRETYMPNGKRTPAKGEVFKNPGLSNTYEALAKGGRDAFYKGEIARTIDRYMKANGGFLSYEDLASHSSEWVEPISTNYRGYDVWELPPNGQGTAALQILNILEGYDIRSMGFGSTAYLHALTEAKKLAFEDRAKFYADPAFNKLPIDELISKEYAARRRALIDPTEAARSYPAGDAEIEMGNTTYLTVADKDGNMVSLIQSIYTEFASGMVPDGLGFVLQNRAQLFNVKDPDHFNVWEAGKRPFHTIIPAFITKDGKPWVSFGLMGGSIQPQGHAQIVVNLIDFDMNLQEAGDAPRMRHAGSSQPTGSVMTNGGTLNLESGFDPEQVRELRKLGHRIATSIGIYGGYQAIMFDAENRVYYGASESRKDGQAAGY; this is encoded by the coding sequence ATGAGAAAGCTACTTTTATTTATCCCTTTTATCTTCCTGATCACTATGAGTTCAGCTCAAGACCGATTGACAGGCAAAGCCTTCACAAGCCGCTCAGAGGTGTTGGCAAGAAATGGTATGGCTGCCACAAGCCAACCTTTGGCCACTCAGACAGCGATTGACATTTTGAGAAATGGCGGAACAGCCATGGATGCCGCGATAGGCGCCAATGCAGTTTTGGGCTTGGTGGAACCAGCCAGTTGCGGAATTGGAGGCGATATCTTTGCCATTGTTTGGGATGCCAAGGAACAAAAGCTCTACGGCTTCAATGGAAGTGGAAGAGCCCCAAAATCTCTAACTAGAGAATATTTTATTGAAAATGATAAGGAATATGTTCCTTATCTGGGAGCCTTACCGGTTTCTGTGCCGGGTTGTGTGGATGGGTGGTTTGAATTGCATAAGAAATTTGGCGAAATGCCGATGGCAGATATTCTACAACCAGCGATCAATTACGCTCGCGAAGGCTTTCCGGTATCAGAAGTGATTGCTTTCGAAATGTCCGGGAGCTTTGAGGCCCGACAAGAGCTTCCGGGTTTCCGTGAGACCTATATGCCCAATGGAAAAAGGACACCTGCCAAGGGGGAAGTATTCAAAAATCCGGGATTGAGCAATACCTATGAAGCCCTTGCCAAAGGTGGCAGAGATGCTTTTTACAAAGGGGAAATTGCCCGAACGATAGATCGATATATGAAAGCGAATGGAGGCTTTCTGTCCTATGAAGACTTGGCCAGCCATAGCTCTGAATGGGTAGAACCCATCAGTACCAACTATAGAGGCTATGATGTCTGGGAGCTTCCCCCCAATGGGCAGGGAACCGCAGCTCTACAAATCCTCAATATCCTGGAGGGATATGATATTCGATCTATGGGCTTTGGCTCAACAGCATATCTCCATGCTCTGACAGAAGCCAAGAAGCTGGCATTCGAAGATCGAGCTAAATTTTATGCTGATCCTGCCTTCAATAAATTGCCCATCGATGAACTGATTTCTAAAGAATATGCCGCTAGAAGGAGAGCGTTGATTGATCCAACTGAAGCTGCCAGAAGCTATCCAGCAGGAGATGCCGAGATCGAAATGGGAAATACCACTTATTTGACCGTAGCTGATAAGGATGGGAATATGGTGTCCCTGATTCAGAGCATCTATACAGAATTTGCTTCGGGTATGGTTCCGGATGGATTGGGTTTCGTCCTCCAAAATCGCGCCCAACTTTTCAATGTCAAAGATCCGGATCACTTCAATGTATGGGAAGCCGGCAAACGACCTTTCCACACCATCATTCCTGCCTTTATCACCAAAGATGGCAAACCCTGGGTGAGCTTTGGCTTGATGGGAGGCTCTATTCAACCTCAGGGGCATGCCCAGATCGTGGTAAACCTCATTGATTTTGATATGAACCTTCAGGAAGCCGGGGACGCCCCTCGTATGCGTCATGCCGGTTCCTCTCAACCGACGGGCTCTGTCATGACCAATGGAGGCACCCTCAATCTCGAATCCGGCTTTGATCCCGAACAAGTCCGCGAACTCCGAAAACTCGGACATAGAATCGCTACTTCGATCGGGATATATGGCGGATATCAGGCCATCATGTTCGATGCAGAGAATCGAGTTTATTATGGAGCTTCCGAATCCCGCAAAGACGGACAGGCGGCGGGATATTAA
- a CDS encoding HIT family protein: MESCIFCKIIAGEAPSWKVMENEHAYAFLDINPVSPYHTLVIPKNHHRDIFDIPRESLQEVIGLLKDVVSLYEEKLGMQHLQVVNSNGREAQQDVFHIHYHIVPRKLGDGQNVRWRTYPEMRPEFDQMLEKLR; encoded by the coding sequence ATGGAATCCTGTATCTTCTGTAAGATCATAGCTGGTGAGGCTCCTTCCTGGAAAGTAATGGAAAATGAGCATGCTTATGCCTTTTTAGATATCAATCCGGTGAGCCCTTACCATACCCTCGTTATTCCTAAAAATCATCACAGAGACATTTTTGATATCCCGAGAGAGAGTTTGCAGGAAGTGATTGGTTTATTGAAGGATGTCGTCAGCCTATATGAGGAAAAATTGGGCATGCAGCATCTTCAGGTCGTCAATAGCAATGGTCGCGAGGCTCAACAGGATGTCTTTCACATCCATTACCACATAGTGCCTCGGAAATTGGGGGATGGACAAAATGTGCGATGGAGAACCTATCCGGAAATGCGTCCTGAATTTGATCAGATGTTGGAAAAGTTGCGCTAG
- a CDS encoding ester cyclase has translation MKCYILIGGLLIAILSPAYSQNQSEMQEQHKSLVQTFYKEVLGNRNTDIIDELISENYIQHSPMVKDGREGLREAINFLKQMPEPEEKKSPILFMMSEGEFVWVFLEVDLMGKKLGIMEIFRIEGGKLTEHWDATEEIQQGFSKEEFRSDPGIEIAKLDAESLFPDRKIHRLLKEGNFIGIQSSGEIEGQKAVFYDLIMKAAEGIENRWTIKQIIPEQMMHNNGML, from the coding sequence ATGAAATGCTACATCCTTATTGGGGGATTACTTATAGCTATACTTTCCCCTGCCTATTCTCAAAATCAATCAGAGATGCAAGAACAACATAAATCCCTGGTACAGACTTTTTACAAGGAAGTGCTGGGAAATAGAAATACAGATATCATCGACGAACTTATCAGCGAGAACTATATCCAGCATAGTCCGATGGTGAAAGATGGGCGTGAAGGTTTACGTGAAGCCATCAATTTCCTCAAACAAATGCCCGAACCTGAAGAGAAAAAATCTCCTATCCTCTTTATGATGTCGGAAGGAGAATTTGTCTGGGTTTTTCTGGAAGTAGACTTGATGGGGAAAAAGCTTGGCATCATGGAAATTTTCCGCATAGAAGGAGGAAAACTGACTGAACATTGGGATGCTACAGAAGAAATTCAGCAAGGCTTTAGCAAAGAGGAATTTCGCTCCGATCCAGGTATCGAAATAGCAAAGCTTGATGCAGAAAGTCTTTTCCCTGATAGAAAAATCCATCGCTTGCTCAAGGAAGGAAATTTTATCGGAATCCAATCATCCGGAGAGATTGAGGGACAAAAGGCTGTCTTTTATGATTTGATCATGAAAGCTGCTGAGGGCATAGAAAATCGATGGACCATCAAGCAAATCATCCCCGAACAGATGATGCACAATAATGGGATGTTGTAA
- a CDS encoding RidA family protein, giving the protein MKIIQNESMPKSNGHYSQCIEHNGILYLSGQLPFNPEDRSLPEGIEAQTLQVLKNVKSILDAAGSNINQILRMRLYIPDVNLWDQVNQVYSEFFEEHKPARVVIPSRELHFGCLIEVETTAYID; this is encoded by the coding sequence ATGAAAATCATCCAGAATGAATCTATGCCCAAAAGTAATGGGCATTATTCTCAGTGTATTGAACACAATGGGATTCTTTACCTCTCTGGCCAATTGCCCTTCAATCCGGAAGATCGCAGTTTGCCAGAGGGGATAGAGGCTCAAACCCTGCAGGTCCTGAAGAATGTTAAAAGTATCCTGGATGCTGCAGGAAGTAATATCAATCAGATATTGCGTATGCGATTGTATATCCCGGATGTAAACCTCTGGGATCAGGTAAATCAGGTTTATAGCGAATTCTTTGAAGAGCATAAACCTGCCAGAGTAGTTATCCCAAGTCGAGAACTCCATTTTGGATGTTTAATTGAAGTAGAAACGACTGCCTATATTGACTAA
- a CDS encoding GNAT family N-acetyltransferase, whose amino-acid sequence MNVDLPISFRELRYEDLPFLREMFYVSLFSVKGENAFPRDIIDKPHLARYHQDWGKAGDYGIVVHNERENIGAIWVRFFSKENPGYGFVEAAAPEMGIALKKEFRGKGLGRKLIGQLCVDLKAKGTSALSLSTDSRNPAMHLYKSCGFEEVEREEYSVKMYKKLE is encoded by the coding sequence ATGAATGTAGATCTCCCCATATCTTTCAGAGAACTCCGGTATGAAGATCTTCCTTTCCTTAGGGAAATGTTTTATGTATCTCTTTTTTCGGTCAAAGGAGAAAACGCTTTTCCGAGGGATATTATCGATAAACCACATTTAGCCAGATATCATCAGGATTGGGGAAAGGCAGGGGACTATGGAATAGTCGTTCATAATGAAAGAGAAAATATCGGCGCTATTTGGGTCCGCTTTTTTAGCAAAGAAAATCCGGGCTATGGATTCGTGGAGGCAGCTGCACCTGAAATGGGAATTGCTTTGAAAAAGGAGTTTAGGGGAAAAGGATTGGGGCGAAAGTTGATCGGGCAACTATGCGTTGATTTGAAGGCAAAAGGAACAAGCGCACTTTCTCTGAGTACCGATAGTCGAAATCCGGCAATGCATTTATATAAATCTTGTGGTTTTGAAGAAGTAGAACGGGAAGAGTATTCGGTGAAGATGTACAAAAAACTTGAATAG
- a CDS encoding amidohydrolase produces MLDLIQLRYQLHQFPEVSGQEFETSKRIAQFIRPYKPDQLIENIKGTSLAAVYNFEEKGPRVLIRCELDALPIEEKNTFAHRSTRKGISHKCGHDGHMCIVAGLAQWLSEKSIKRGSVVLLFQSAEETGKGAKQVVESEVFKELAPDYVFALHNLPGRPMHEIRLINGQFCTTVQSVAIKLSGKQSHAAEPENGRNPALALAEILQAAAELELNDPRHKQFGLLTPVYMNLGQKEYGISAGFGEVHFTIRCWYPVHMKALTEKLKVRVRKISNKYRLKQELEWFDFFPAVINDPYCNEVLEKATNRIGGKLKKVDQGCKFGEDFGWFTQVVPGAMFGLGSGEKTPALHNDDYDFPDEIIETGLETFIGIIEEILA; encoded by the coding sequence ATGCTTGACCTCATCCAACTCCGTTATCAACTTCATCAATTCCCGGAAGTGTCCGGACAGGAATTTGAAACCTCCAAACGGATTGCCCAATTTATACGCCCCTACAAGCCAGATCAACTGATAGAAAATATCAAGGGTACTTCATTGGCTGCCGTTTATAATTTTGAAGAAAAGGGACCGAGAGTCCTTATTCGATGTGAGTTAGATGCTTTGCCCATAGAAGAAAAGAACACCTTTGCTCATCGATCGACCCGTAAAGGCATTTCACATAAATGTGGACATGATGGACATATGTGCATAGTGGCAGGCCTTGCTCAATGGCTATCAGAAAAGTCAATCAAGCGTGGTAGTGTTGTATTACTTTTTCAATCCGCAGAGGAAACGGGAAAGGGGGCGAAACAGGTTGTGGAAAGTGAGGTTTTCAAAGAATTGGCACCAGACTATGTTTTTGCTTTACACAATCTCCCGGGTCGTCCGATGCATGAAATACGGCTAATCAATGGGCAATTTTGTACTACTGTACAAAGTGTGGCCATAAAACTTAGTGGCAAACAATCCCATGCTGCTGAGCCGGAAAATGGGCGGAACCCTGCACTGGCTTTGGCGGAAATTCTGCAAGCTGCTGCGGAACTGGAACTCAATGATCCTCGCCATAAGCAATTTGGTTTATTGACACCTGTCTATATGAATTTGGGCCAAAAGGAATATGGTATTTCTGCCGGATTTGGGGAAGTACATTTTACCATACGTTGCTGGTATCCGGTCCATATGAAAGCCCTGACAGAAAAGCTCAAAGTTCGCGTACGCAAAATCAGCAATAAGTACCGGCTCAAGCAGGAACTGGAATGGTTTGATTTTTTTCCAGCCGTAATCAATGATCCTTATTGCAATGAGGTGCTTGAAAAAGCTACAAATCGCATTGGCGGCAAACTCAAAAAAGTGGATCAGGGCTGTAAATTTGGGGAAGACTTTGGCTGGTTTACCCAAGTAGTTCCAGGAGCGATGTTTGGCCTGGGATCAGGAGAAAAGACCCCTGCCCTGCACAATGATGACTATGATTTTCCGGATGAAATCATTGAAACAGGGCTGGAGACTTTTATAGGAATTATAGAGGAAATATTGGCTTAG
- a CDS encoding amidohydrolase family protein, whose protein sequence is MHQKRYSLILIFSFWALLACDSQLQEIDILIKGAFVHIGNGEAPSQMDVGVLGERIVFVGKNGVEKLKAKKVIEAEGYLLSPGFIDVHTHSIDDLLSEKAKSNLNFLKQGVTTLVTGNDGGGKINVGQMLAKMDTEGIGTNAALMVGHGQIRKQVMDMSDAEPTVAEMDQMKNILSQAMEEGAFGMSTGLYYTPGNFAKTDEVIELAKLAKEKGGIYDSHIRDESSYSIGLLEAIKEAIEIGRQSGIHINISHIKALGVDVWGKSEEIIGLIESAQQEGISISADQYPYRASGTSITNALVSRWVFADDFEANMKNSELLPRIKEEMADNLRRRGGPDALLFTDVKKKDLYGKTLEEVAEERGQAIIPAAYLIIMSGGSRVASFNMKPEDMHNFMQQDWVMTSSDGSTGHPRKFGSFPKKIREFVKEKKVLSLEEMIRKSTSLPAQIFQIQERGEIKEGYFADMILFKLEEIQDKATYAKPDILAEGIWTLLINGEIAIEKGKYTNTLGGKPLRMNKQ, encoded by the coding sequence ATGCATCAAAAACGCTACTCCCTCATCCTGATTTTTTCCTTTTGGGCTTTGCTCGCCTGTGATTCACAGTTGCAGGAGATTGATATCCTGATCAAAGGAGCATTTGTCCATATAGGAAATGGCGAGGCTCCCAGTCAGATGGATGTAGGGGTTCTTGGAGAGCGCATTGTTTTTGTCGGTAAGAATGGTGTTGAAAAGCTGAAAGCCAAAAAAGTAATTGAAGCGGAAGGCTATCTGCTGAGTCCAGGCTTTATCGATGTACATACCCATAGCATTGATGATTTACTGAGTGAAAAGGCCAAATCGAATCTCAATTTCCTAAAGCAAGGAGTAACAACCCTTGTAACCGGTAATGATGGAGGGGGAAAGATCAATGTTGGACAAATGTTGGCGAAAATGGACACTGAAGGAATAGGTACCAATGCGGCCTTGATGGTAGGACATGGACAGATTCGGAAACAGGTCATGGATATGTCAGATGCCGAGCCCACAGTGGCAGAAATGGATCAAATGAAAAATATCCTGAGTCAAGCTATGGAGGAAGGAGCATTTGGTATGTCAACCGGCCTTTATTATACCCCCGGAAATTTTGCGAAAACAGATGAAGTGATAGAATTGGCGAAATTGGCAAAAGAGAAGGGAGGAATTTATGATTCTCATATTCGGGATGAAAGTTCCTACAGTATCGGTCTGCTTGAAGCGATTAAAGAGGCTATAGAGATAGGGCGACAAAGTGGCATTCATATCAACATCTCGCATATCAAAGCCCTGGGAGTAGATGTATGGGGCAAAAGCGAGGAAATCATAGGCTTGATTGAATCAGCACAGCAAGAAGGAATCTCAATTTCTGCCGATCAATATCCATATCGCGCTTCGGGAACGAGTATTACCAATGCTTTGGTCTCCAGATGGGTATTTGCCGATGACTTTGAAGCTAATATGAAAAATTCGGAACTGTTGCCACGCATAAAAGAAGAAATGGCAGATAACCTTAGAAGAAGAGGTGGTCCTGATGCGCTTTTATTTACTGATGTAAAGAAAAAAGACTTATATGGTAAAACCCTGGAAGAAGTAGCAGAGGAAAGGGGCCAGGCAATCATTCCGGCAGCTTATCTGATCATCATGTCAGGAGGATCCAGAGTTGCCTCTTTCAATATGAAGCCCGAGGATATGCACAATTTTATGCAGCAGGATTGGGTCATGACAAGTTCGGATGGCTCTACCGGGCATCCACGAAAATTTGGATCCTTTCCCAAGAAAATCCGGGAGTTTGTTAAGGAAAAAAAGGTGCTAAGTCTGGAGGAAATGATTCGTAAAAGTACTTCTCTACCGGCTCAAATTTTCCAGATACAAGAGAGAGGAGAAATTAAAGAAGGCTATTTCGCTGATATGATCTTATTTAAGTTAGAGGAAATACAGGATAAAGCGACCTATGCAAAACCAGATATACTGGCGGAAGGGATATGGACATTGCTGATAAATGGAGAAATCGCGATAGAGAAAGGGAAGTATACGAATACCCTCGGAGGAAAGCCTTTGCGTATGAATAAGCAATAA
- a CDS encoding M20 family metallopeptidase yields MILLSLLITTVSAQGKKSVVKHIEKNQETYKEVAHKIWEYAEVGYQEEKSSALLKSQLEAAGFSIESGVAGIPTSFVATYGSGSPTIGILAEYDALPGISQDNVAERKVRVEGAAGHACGHHLFGTASVAAAIAVKDWLSKSKKSGTIKLFGTPAEEGGAGKVYMVREGLFEDIDAVLHWHPGQGNGASAASSLANKSAKFRFHGIASHAAGAPHFGRSALDGVEAMNYMVNLMREHVTSDTRIHYVITKGGEAPNVVPEFAEVFYYVRHPETEGSRETFERVVKAAEAAAMGTGTTMDYEVIHGLFNLMPNETLGRVVHGNMSEIGGFDYDADEMTFAEDIRESLPEKARKALTTTNVIEPFEVIERGRGGSTDVGDVSWVVPTAGLRTATWVPGTSAHTWQAVAAGGMSIGHKGMILAAKTIATSAVDLYNDPSIIQRANEELMRRRGADFKYEPLLGDRKPPLDYRK; encoded by the coding sequence ATGATACTGTTATCACTACTGATAACAACTGTGTCCGCACAGGGAAAAAAAAGTGTTGTCAAACACATAGAGAAAAACCAGGAAACCTATAAAGAAGTAGCCCATAAGATATGGGAATACGCAGAGGTTGGCTACCAGGAGGAAAAGTCTTCGGCTCTCCTGAAATCTCAACTGGAAGCTGCAGGTTTTAGCATAGAATCCGGAGTAGCAGGTATTCCTACTTCTTTTGTAGCAACTTATGGATCAGGTAGCCCTACTATCGGCATACTGGCAGAATATGATGCCCTACCCGGTATTTCACAGGACAATGTAGCCGAAAGAAAAGTTCGGGTAGAAGGAGCAGCCGGACATGCCTGTGGTCATCACCTCTTTGGTACAGCATCCGTTGCAGCTGCTATTGCCGTTAAAGACTGGCTTTCCAAAAGCAAAAAATCCGGTACCATCAAGCTCTTTGGTACTCCAGCCGAAGAAGGAGGAGCCGGTAAAGTCTATATGGTTCGTGAAGGACTATTTGAAGATATAGATGCCGTACTACATTGGCATCCCGGGCAAGGAAATGGAGCTTCGGCTGCTTCCTCTCTCGCCAATAAATCTGCGAAATTTCGTTTCCATGGTATCGCTTCTCATGCTGCAGGAGCTCCCCATTTTGGCCGCTCAGCTCTGGATGGAGTGGAAGCCATGAATTATATGGTCAACCTGATGCGGGAGCATGTTACGTCTGATACCCGTATTCACTATGTCATTACCAAAGGAGGAGAAGCACCTAATGTAGTACCCGAATTTGCCGAAGTGTTTTACTATGTCCGCCATCCGGAAACGGAGGGATCAAGAGAAACCTTTGAGCGGGTAGTGAAGGCTGCAGAAGCGGCAGCTATGGGAACAGGTACCACTATGGATTATGAAGTCATCCACGGACTTTTCAACCTCATGCCCAATGAAACCCTGGGGAGAGTAGTTCATGGAAATATGAGTGAAATCGGAGGCTTTGACTATGATGCAGATGAAATGACTTTTGCTGAGGATATTCGCGAAAGTTTGCCTGAAAAAGCCAGGAAAGCCCTGACTACTACCAATGTAATTGAACCTTTTGAGGTAATAGAAAGAGGGCGTGGAGGATCCACCGATGTCGGAGATGTCAGTTGGGTAGTGCCTACGGCCGGATTGAGGACTGCAACCTGGGTGCCGGGAACTTCAGCACACACCTGGCAGGCGGTAGCAGCCGGGGGAATGAGCATAGGACATAAAGGAATGATCCTGGCAGCAAAAACTATTGCTACCTCTGCAGTGGATCTTTACAATGATCCATCCATCATCCAAAGAGCCAATGAGGAATTGATGCGGAGAAGAGGAGCGGATTTTAAATATGAGCCTTTATTGGGAGATCGTAAACCTCCGCTGGATTATAGAAAATAA